From Carassius auratus strain Wakin chromosome 10, ASM336829v1, whole genome shotgun sequence, a single genomic window includes:
- the myo18aa gene encoding unconventional myosin-XVIIIa isoform X13 has product MFHLIKKDKDKEKDGTKKEKKEKKEKKERMSQAELKSLEEMSARRGFFHIHRSSSKREAKGKLEISSPIPIKVVRNTELSLTDGDLSKLYTQGTITPAGSSDDIKMVQDIRQSSIKEQMVKYDSMTKQNSPVEQILKRFSFSMKSKDESPSGSTAPSGQNSTTPSPQVEVKVFNPPPLYIPYHPTSPAKSIQVPEIVDRTFPADLSLPAVAPPQIPAPRELEIQRRNTGDFGFSLRRTTMVDQRPDGSLYRKVVHFAEPGARNKDLTLGLVPGDRLVEINGRNVESKSRDEIVEMIRQSGDTVRLKVQPIVELSELSRCWLRNTRGPYHDVYEVKTEKQLAAEKAWYNTEKVWLVHKDGFSLATQLKTEMGSLPEGKVKIRLEHDGTVLEVDEDDVEKANPLSYDRVEDLSSLLYLNESSILHSLRQRYGGNLIHTYAGPNLLVVNPLNTPALYSEKVMQMFKGCRREETAPHIFAIAQSAYHQLLTTRQDQTIVLLGKSGSGKTTNCQHLLQYLVTIAAGSGKVYSAEKWQAVYTVLEAFGNCTTAMNVNASRFSHIVSLDFDQAGQVASASVQTMLLEKFRVTRRPEADTSFNVFYYLMAGADAALKTELHFNHFAGNSAFGLLPHSKPEDKQRAAQQFTKLQAAMKVLGISAEEQKTVWLILGAIYHLGAAGATKETDAAGRKQFARHEWAQKAAYLLGCTLEELSSGIFKTQGKGTLPRSSSVRQSTDDTDSSVSKATAAECLEFMASGLYSELFTLIISLINRALKSSQHSLCSLLIVDTPGFQNPRQVKNQRGATFEELCHNYAQERLQTLFQERTFVRELERYKEENIEITLDDLEPSPSRSVAVVDQSSSQTLVRTLSRTDEARGLFWLMEEEVVQPGGSEDTLLQRLFSYYGPAEGESTGHTVVLKSENTHHFLLGHSHGTDWVEYDTHGWLNLARLNPTPQNAANLLQNSQKKSISGMFVGRSSSVAVLSGSIAGLEGVSQLAMRRATGMRKTFTTGMAAVKKKSLCLQIKLQVDALLDTVRRSRVHFVHCLLPRAEVMRATGSPEESCDPGLMQIDVALLRAQIRGFKLLDSLRIYRQGYPDHMVFSEFRRRFDVLAPHLTKKLGRNYIVKDEKRAVEELLESLELEKSSYHMGLSRVFFRAGTVAKLEGQRDEHTRQNITLFQAACRGFLSRQAFKKRKIQDLAIRCVQKNIKKNRGVKDWPWWKLFTTVRPLVEVQLTEEQIRGKDEEIMHLKLKLEKVEKERNELRLTSDRLESRITELTAELSDERNTAESTSQVLETETSERLRLEKDMKDMQVKFDDVKKQMESMEMEIMETRLLQASEFNGEMDNDGDDSGGEWRLKYERAIRDTEFTKKKLQQEMDDKVETEQQNKRHLERKLTDLQADHEESQRSVQQLKKKCQRLAAELQDTKLHLENQEGRNHELERKQRKFDVEKNQFHEELQKERNQREKLGRERDMLTGELFTIRQQLQEKDTELCTVSLKVEQLESELQDLSSQESKEEASLAKVKKQLRDLEAKVKDQEEELDEQAGTIQMLEQAKLRLEMEMERLKQTHSKELDSKDEDVEDIRLSCSKKLKQMEVQLEEEYEDKQRVLREKRDLESKLMMAQEQVGQRDVETEKRLRKDLKRTKVLLADAQMMLDHLKSNVPSKREIVALKNKLEESEFACAAAVKARKSMELEIEDLHIQMDDITKAKMALEEQISRLQREKNDLQSRFEEDQEDMNELMKKHKAAVAQSTRDLAQISDLQAQVEEAMKEKQEIQDKLHSLQSQLEFQEQSMVEKSLVSRQEAKIRELETKLEYERTQTKRLESLVTRLKENLEKMTEERDQRIGSENREKDQNKRMQRQIRDIKEEMTELSKKEAEASRKKHELEMDIESLEAANQSLQADLKLAFKRIGDLQAAMEDEMETDDDDDLINSLQDTVTKYQKRKNKTGDESDMDSEVEDRVDGVKSLLSKSKGSAKTLSDEGPQKTTRYTNAANADVKDIKEGKEGKEGKEEVKKDSDESRSVSVMSSLSYRKRSHQKDWNGGAGDDSSLFSALREQPDMPDRLSLRKAKSKSTDRPQTGDDLDDRGSVISQAYSEAASRARKGLDRRWTKSSPEFDKESMVSSLAPSRASTRRGIDQDDDAQSGVSSFSLRRSTSWMDDSRSDYGPTSTSMSRRSRSRSPGSTSVGSRISLARSTRLSEFGVRLNNDGVDDDDDVDSVSVAAYSPRSVGRSLSTPAQLRSSENPLDTSDVKPVSHRNYLDPELEKAINEVLSFKPIKFKRRSLEDSGEEEEGGGDPGEEEDRKSVKSLLQDKDDEGLGLSGSSMRRSTSGSAVDSGRSGSSMSSFSSKSSKKKNKKKSRRSESDSSSNEGHTRRHSRQKEKRRSKSSRKKESGSSKSESDSESSSSSSASTVSYRSSNSVKRNPGQKDSDGGLESPDEERPPSKKEIKKQKKKVDNLVMKYLYKPDSD; this is encoded by the exons ATGTTCCACTTGATCAAGAAAGATAAAGACAAAGAGAAGGATGgaacaaaaaaagagaagaaggagaagaaagagaaaaaagagcgAATGTCTCAAGCCGAGCTGAAGAGCCTAGAGGAAATGAGCGCGAGGAGAGGTTTCTTTCATATTCATCGAAGCAGCTCTAAACGGGAGGCCAAAGGAAAATTGGAGATTTCCAGCCCTATTCCCATCAAGGTGGTCCGAAACACAGAGCTCAGCCTGACAGACGGGGACCTTAGCAAACTCTATACTCAGGGTACCATAACACCTGCGGGCTCCAGTGATGACATTAAGATGGTCCAAGACATCCGCCAGTCATCCATCAAAGAACAGATGGTCAAATACGACTCCATGACGAAGCAGAATTCCCCAGTCGAACAAATCTTGAAGCGGTTTTCTTTCTCAATGAAGAGCAAAGATGAAAGCCCTTCAGGGTCAACTGCACCATCAGGGCAGAACTCCACCACTCCCTCACCTCAGGTAGAGGTCAAGGTGTTCAATCCCCCACCTCTATATATACCTTACCATCCCACCAGCCCTGCAAAGAGCATCCAAGTTCCAGAGATAGTGGACCGAACGTTCCCAGCAGACTTGTCCTTGCCTGCTGTAGCGCCTCCTCAAATTCCTGCACCAAGAGAGTTGGAAATTCAGCGCCGCAACACGGGCGATTTCGGCTTTTCCCTTCGTCGTACCACCATGGTGGATCAGCGGCCCGACGGGTCGCTCTACCGAAAGGTGGTCCACTTTGCCGAGCCTGGCGCTAGGAATAAGGACCTGACTCTGGGGCTGGTGCCAGGCGACCGTCTGGTAGAGATCAACGGGAGGAACGTGGAAAGTAAAAGCAGGGATGAGATCGTGGAGATGATCAGGCAGTCTGGAGACACAGTACGTCTGAAGGTGCAGCCCATCGTGGAGTTGAGCGAGTTGAGCCGCTGTTGGTTGAGGAACACCAGAGGCCCGTACCACGATGTTTACGAG GTGAAGACGGAGAAGCAGCTTGCTGCAGAGAAGGCCTGGTATAACACTGAGAAAGTCTGGCTTGTCCATAAAGATGGCTTCTCTTTGG CTACACAGCTCAAGACAGAGATGGGTTCTCTCCCAGAGGGGAAAGTGAAGATCAGATTGGAGCACGATGGAACAGTACTGGAAGTGGACGAGGATGATGTGGAGAAG GCGAATCCTCTATCATATGATCGGGTGGAGgatctctcctctcttctgtaCCTCAACGAGTCCAGCATCCTTCACAGCCTTCGTCAGCGCTATGGTGGAAACCTCATTCACACCTACGCTGGGCCAAATCTTCTGGTGGTCAATCCTCTCAACACCCCTGCCTTGTACTCAGAGAAG GTGATGCAGATGTTTAAGGGCTGCCGGAGGGAGGAAACAGCTCCTCACATTTTCGCTATTGCTCAGTCggcatatcatcagctgctaaccACACGTCAGGATCAGACCATCGTGCTTCTGGGCAAGAGTGGCAGCGGAAAGACGACTAACTGCCAGCACCTGCTACAGTACCTGGTCACCATTGCAGCCGGAAGTGGAAAGGTGTACTCAG CTGAGAAATGGCAGGCGGTCTACACGGTTCTGGAGGCGTTCGGGAACTGCACCACAGCTATGAATGTGAATGCCAGTCGCTTCTCACACATCGTCTCTCTTGACTTCGACCAGGCAGGACAGGTGGCCTCTGCCTCTGTTCAG ACCATGTTGTTGGAGAAGTTCAGAGTGACCAGACGACCAGAAGCAGATACAAGCTTCAATGTGTTTTACTATCTGATGGCTGGAGCGGATGCAGCTCTAAA GACTGAACTTCATTTTAATCACTTTGCTGGCAACAGCGCATTCGGGCTCCTCCCTCACTCGAAG CCCGAGGACAAGCAGAGAGCCGCTCAGCAGTTCACTAAGCTACAGGCAGCCATGAAGGTCCTGGGCATCTCTGCTGAAGAACAGAAAACCGTGTGGCTGATATTAGGGGCCATATACCACCTCGGTGCCGCTGGGGCCACCAAAG AAACCGATGCAG CGGGCCGAAAGCAGTTTGCCAGGCACGAGTGGGCACAAAAAGCAGCGTATCTCCTGGGCTGCACACTGGAAGAGCTGTCTTCTGGCATCTTTAAAACGCAAGGCAAGGGCACACTTCCACGCTCCTCAAGTGTCCGGCAGAGTACGGATGATACGGATAGCTCAG tgtctaAAGCAACAGCAGCTGAGTGTTTGGAGTTCATGGCGTCTGGTTTATACTCTGAGCTTTTCACACTCATTATCTCTCTCATTAACAG AGCGCTGAAGTCCAGTCAGCATTCTCTCTGTTCTCTGCTGATTGTGGACACACCAGGGTTCCAGAACCCTCGTCAGGTGAAGAACCAGCGCGGCGCCACGTTTGAGGAGCTCTGCCATAATTACGCTCAGGAACGTCTGCAGACCCTGTTCCAGGAGCGAACATTCGTACGGGAACTGGAGCGTTATAAAGAG GAGAACATTGAGATCACATTGGATGACTTGGAGCCCAGCCCTTCTCGCTCGGTAGCTGTGGTTGATCAGTCCTCCAGTCAGACCCTG GTACGTACTCTGTCCCGGACAGATGAGGCCAGAGGTCTGTTCTGGCTGATGGAGGAGGAGGTTGTGCAGCCGGGAGGGTCCGAGGACACACTCCTGCAGCGACTCTTCAGTTACTATGGCCCTGCAGAGGGAGAGAGCACAG gtcACACAGTGGTGCTAAAAAGTGAAAACACACATCACTTCCTGCTGGGCCACAGTCACGGGACAGACTGGGTGGAATATGACACACATGGATGGCTGAACCTAGCCAGGCTAAATCCCACCCCCCAGAATGCAGCCAATCTGCTGCAGAACTCCCAGAA GAAGAGCATCAGCGGGATGTTTGTGGGCCGCTCCAGCAGTGTTGCGGTTCTGAGCGGTTCCATCGCTGGGCTGGAGGGCGTCTCTCAGCTCGCCATGCGTCGGGCCACTGGTATGAGGAAGACCTTCACCACAGGCATGGCAGCCGTCAAAAAGAAGTCCCTCTGTCTTCAGATTAAACTCCAAGTG GATGCACTGTTGGACACTGTGCGCAGATCCAGGGTTCACTTTGTCCACTGTCTATTACCCCGAGCGGAGGTTATGAGGGCAACAGGGTCCCCAGAGGAGAGCTGTGACCCTGGACTCATGCAGATAGATGTGGCTTTGCTCAGGGCCCAAATCCGTGGCTTCAAGTTGCTGGACAGCTTGAGGATTTACAGACAAG GTTACCCTGACCACATGGTCTTCTCTGAGTTCAGAAGACGCTTTGACGTTTTGGCCCCTCATCTGACCAAGAAACTGGGCCGGAACTACATCGTGAAGGACGAGAAACGA GCAGTAGAGGAGCTTTTGGAGTCTTTGGAACTGGAGAAGAGCAGCTATCACATGGGCCTCAGCAGg gTGTTCTTCAGGGCTGGAACGGTGGCTAAACTAGAGGGACAGAGGGATGAACACACCAGACAGAACATCACGCTGTTCCAGGCCGCCTGCAGAGGCTTTTTGTCTCGACAGGCCTTCAAAAAGAGAAAG atcCAGGATTTGGCCATCCGTTGTGTCCAGAAGAACATTAAGAAGAATCGGGGTGTGAAGGACTGGCCCTGGTGGAAGCTCTTCACCACAGTACGACCTCTAGTAGAGGTTCAGCTCACCGAAGAACAGATTCGCGGAAAAGAC GAGGAGATCATGCATCTGAAGTTGAAGCTGGAGAAGGTGGAGAAGGAAAGAAATGAGCTACGGCTGACCTCGGATCGTCTGGAGAGCAGA ATCACAGAGCTGACGGCAGAGCTTTCTGATGAGAGAAACACTGCGGAGTCGACGTCCCAGGTGCTGGAGACAGAAACAAGCGAGAGATTGCGTTTGGAGAAGGACATGAAGGACATGCAG gTGAAGTTTGACGATGTGAAGAAACAGATGGAGTCCATGGAGATGGAGATCATGGAGACCAGACTCCTCCAAGCATCAGAATTCAATGGCGAGATGGACAATGATGGCGATGATTctg GAGGTGAATGGAGACTGAAATATGAACGCGCCATCAGAGACACAGAATTCACAAAGAAAAAACTCCAGCAGGAGATGGATGACAAGGTGgagacagaacaacagaacaaGAGACACTTGGAGAGAAAA TTAACGGACTTGCAGGCTGACCACGAGGAGTCCCAGCGATCAGTCCAGCAGCTGAAGAAGAAATGTCAGCGGCTGGCAGCTGAGCTCCAAGACACCAAACTGCACTTGGAAAATCAAGAGGGACGCAACCATGAGCTGGAGAGAAAGCAGAGGAA GTTTGATGTGGAGAAGAACCAGTTTCACGAGGAACTACAGAAGGAGAGAAACCAGCGGGAGAAACTgggcagagagagagatatgCTAACTGGCGAGTTGTTTACAATCAGACAACAGCTACAG GAGAAGGACACAGAGCTGTGTACAGTCAGTCTGAAGGTAGAGCAGCTGGAATCCGAGCTGCAGGATCTCTCTTCTCAGGAGTCAAAAGAAGAGGCATCACTTGCAAAGGTTAAGAAACAACTGCGGGATCTGGAAGCAAAGGTCAAAGATCAAGAGGAGGAGCTTGATGAACAGGCTGGAACCATTCAGATGCTGGAACAG GCTAAACTCCGTTTGGAAATGGAGATGGAACGATTGAAACAAACGCACTCTAAAGAGCTGGACAGTAAAGATGAGGATGTGGAGGACATCAGACTGTCCTGCAGTAAGAAG cTGAAGCAAATGGAAGTGCAGTTAGAAGAGGAATATGAAGATAAACAGAGAGTTCTGAGAGAAAAGAGAGACCTGGAGTCCAAACTGATGATGGCACAGGAACAG GTTGGTCAGAGGGATGTAGAGACAGAGAAACGTCTCAGGAAGGATCTGAAGCGCACAAAGGTTCTTCTGGCTGATGCACAGATGATGCTGGACCACCTAAAGAGTAATGTGCCCAGCAAAAGAGAGATCGTCGCACTCAAAAATAAG TTGGAGGAGTCAGAGTTTGCCTGTGCAGCCGCAGTTAAAGCACGCAAGTCTATGGAGCTGGAAATTGAAGATCTTCATATACAGATGGACGATATCACCAAAGCAAAGATGGCT CTGGAGGAGCAGATAAGTCGTCTGCAGAGAGAGAAGAACGACCTGCAGTCTCGCTTTGAGGAGGATCAGGAGGACATGAATGAACTCATGAAGAAACACAAAGCTGCTGTGGCTCAG TCTACAAGAGATCTGGCACAAATCAGTGACCTACAGGCCCAGGTGGAGGAGGCcatgaaagaaaaacaagagaTCCAGGACaag cTTCACTCCCTGCAGTCACAGCTTGAATTTCAGGAACAGTCTATGGTGGAGAAATCGCTGGTCAGCCGTCAGGAAGCCAAAATCCGTGAACTGGAGACCAAACTCGAATATGAGCGGACCCAGACCAAACGTCTGGAG TCTCTTGTCACACGGCTGAAGGAAAACCTGGAGAAGATGACTGAGGAACGAGACCAGCGTATTGGCAGTGAAAACCGGGAGAAGGATCAGAACAAGCGAATGCAACGGCAGATCCGAGACATAAAGGAAGAGATGACTGAACTGTCTAAGAAAGAGGCAGAAGCCAGTCGCAAAAAACACGAGCTG GAAATGGATATTGAAAGTCTGgaagcagccaatcagagcttaCAAGCAGATTTGAAGTTGGCCTTTAAGCGGATTGGGGACCTGCAGGCTGCTATGGAGGATGAAATGGAGacggatgatgatgatgacctcATCAACAG TTTACAGGACACGGTGACAAAGTAtcagaaaagaaagaacaaaac TGGCGATGAATCGGATATGGACTCTGAGGTGGAGGACCGCGTAGATGGGGTGAAGTCATTGCTCTCCAAGAGTAAAGGATCTGCCAAGACACTCTCGGATGAGGGTCCCCAGAAGACCACCAG ATACACCAATGCTGCTAATGCAGATGTGAAAGATATAAAAGAAGGGAAAGAGGGAAAAGAGGGGAAGGAGGAAGTAAAAAAAGATTCAGACGAGAGCCGTTCAGTGTCTGTGATGAGCTCGCTCAGCTACAGGAAACGTTCCCACCAGAAGGACTGGAACGGAGGAGCAGGGGATGACAGCTCCCTCTTCAGTGCCCTTCGGGAGCAGCCGGACATGCCTGATAGATTGTCGTTGCGCAAAGCTAAAAGCAAATCTACAGACAGGCCTCAGACTGGTGATGACCTGGATGACCGGGGTTCAGTGATATCCCAGGCTTACTCTGAGGCTGCCAGTAGGGCCAGGAAAGGTCTAGATCGTCGCTGGACCAAAAGCAGTCCAGAATTTGACAAAGAGTCTATGGTGTCCTCACTTGCCCCGAGCCGTGCTTCCACACGGCGTGGGATAGACCAAGATGATGATGCTCAGTCCGGTGTGAGCAGCTTCAGCTTGCGACGTAGTACTTCTTGGATGGATGACAGTCGCAGTGATTACGGGCCAACAAGTACCAGTATGAGTCGACGATCTAGAAGCCGAAGTCCTGGAAGCACCAGCGTCGGCTCACGAATTTCCCTGGCCCGCAGCACCCGACTTAGCGAGTTTGGAGTTCGTTTGAATAATGatggtgttgatgatgatgacgatgttGACTCTGTGAGTGTGGCCGCATACAGTCCACGCTCAGTGGGCCGTAGTCTCTCTACTCCCGCCCAGCTACGCTCTTCTGAGAACCCACTGGACACCTCTGACGTTAAACCTGTGAGCCACCGCAACTACCTTGACCCAGAGCTCGAGAAAGCCATCAATGAAGTCCTGAGCTTCAAGCCAATTAAATTCAAACGCCGCAGCTTAGAAGACTCAGGTGAAGAAGAGGAGGGAGGTGGTGATCCAGGAGAGGAAGAAGATAGGAAGAGCGTCAAGAGTTTGTTGCAAGACAAGGACGATGAAGGTCTGGGCCTTAGCGGGTCCAGTATGAGACGCTCCACTTCAGGTTCTGCTGTAGATTCTGGACGTTCTGGAAGCTCAATGAGTTCCTTCAGCTCCAAGAGCAGCaaaaagaagaacaagaagaagagCAGGCGCTCTGAGTCTGACAGCTCCTCCAACGAGGGTCATACTCGGCGGCATTCCAGACAAAAAGAAAAGAGACGATCCAAAAGCTCAAGAAAGAAAGAATCTGGATCGTCCAAGTCTGAATCTGACTCTGAATCATCATCTTCAAGCTCTGCATCAACAGTTTCATACCGTAGCTCAAACAGCGTGAAGAGAAACCCAGGACAGAAAGACTCCGATGGGGGTCTGGAAAGTCCTGATGAAGAACGACCTCCaagcaaaaaagaaataaagaaacagaagaagaaaGTGGATAATCTGGTTATGAAGTATCTCTATAAGCCTGACAGTGATTAA